Proteins from a genomic interval of Hippocampus zosterae strain Florida chromosome 14, ASM2543408v3, whole genome shotgun sequence:
- the clec14a gene encoding C-type lectin domain family 14 member A isoform X2 codes for MLPPPRSVFLQPLVLALTLTTASAALDWRRRYALHPSPLPFEQAQEVCLPYGLASFARPREFARVLAAIAQSPSAGSPAISPTFWVGLKKAKNQCVVPSLPLRGFKWTQGGEDASETRWAHEPEQTCTSVLCAGLVARWDGSAGTRWGLVPLSCKTKNRFICNLESDDGGLDGPQLASPELATPQPAGPESAQPESTRPESAGPTTTGPEMTSPESEGPDSEQKPEIPEPPTPGPAGRESVGPESAHPETAGPEPKEPGRRPDEPGHDAGAESGSGSCPHPAVPGARFLSLDPDNSSRIQVDCWSKVRLDLHCWGRDGVWRLAGGAPANLSTVCTPCGPGYRKDILGDCADVDECSGPHGCRHECVNTAGSYTCVCAQNGTLCEPADSDAHGPLTGVPVPVLVGAAIALVVLALVVGLMIWWCLRRRGKKQKEPEQRHN; via the exons ATGTTGCCGCCACCGCGCTCCGTCTTTCTTCAGCCGTTGGTTTTGGCACTCACCTTGACGACGGCGTCCGCCGCCCTGGACTGGCGCCGGCGCTACGCGCTGCATCCCTCGCCGCTCCCCTTTGAGCAAGCGCAGGAGGTGTGCCTCCCCTACGGACTGGCCTCCTTCGCCAGACCCCGGGAGTTCGCCCGAGTCCTCGCCGCGATTGCCCAGTCGCCGTCCGCCGGCTCGCCCGCCATTTCGCCCACCTTCTGGGTGGGGCTGAAGAAGGCCAAGAACCAGTGCGTGGTCCCCTCGCTGCCCCTCAGAGGCTTCAAATGGACCCAGGGGGGCGAGGACGCAAGCGAGACCCGCTGGGCTCACGAGCCGGAACAGACCTGCACGTCGGTTCTCTGTGCGGGACTCGTCGCCCGGTGGGATGGCTCCGCCGGCACCAGATGGGGGCTGGTGCCGCTCAGCTGCAAGACCAAGAACCGCTTCATATGCAACCTGGAGTCAGACGACGGGGGACTCGACGGACCCCAACTTGCTAGTCCTGAGCTTGCTACGCCTCAACCTGCTGGACCAGAATCAGCTCAACCAGAATCTACAAGACCTGAATCTGCTGGACCCACAACAACCGGGCCAGAAATGACCAGCCCTGAATCGGAGGGACCTGACTCTGAGCAAAAGCCAGAAATACCAGAGCCACCGACACCTGGACCTGCTGGACGAGAAAGTGTTGGACCCGAAT CTGCTCATCCTGAAACCGCCGGACCTGAACCAAAGGAACCCGGAAGAAGACCCGATGAGCCGGGCCACGATGCCGGTGCAGAATCAGGATCTGGCTCGTGCCCCCACCCCGCGGTCCCCGGAGCTCGTTTCCTCAGTCTGGACCCTGACAACAGCAGCAGGATCCAAGTGGACTGCTGGTCCAAAGTCCGTCTGGATCTGCACTGCTGGGGCCGGGACGGAGTGTGGCGCCTAGCGGGCGGCGCCCCCGCCAACCTGAGCACCGTTTGCACCCCGTGCGGACCCGGCTACCGCAAGGACATCCTGGGGGACTGTGCGGACGTGGACGAGTGCTCGGGGCCGCACGGATGCCGCCACGAGTGCGTCAACACGGCGGGCTCCTACACGTGCGTGTGCGCCCAGAACGGGACGCTGTGCGAGCCCGCTGACAGCGACGCCCACGGGCCCTTGACGGGGGTGCCGGTGCCGGTCCTGGTGGGGGCGGCGATAGCTCTGGTGGTTCTCGCCCTCGTCGTCGGGTTGATGATTTGGTGGTGCCTGCGGAGGCGCGGCAAGAAGCAAAAGGAGCCTGAACAAAGACACAACTGA
- the clec14a gene encoding C-type lectin domain family 14 member A isoform X1 translates to MLPPPRSVFLQPLVLALTLTTASAALDWRRRYALHPSPLPFEQAQEVCLPYGLASFARPREFARVLAAIAQSPSAGSPAISPTFWVGLKKAKNQCVVPSLPLRGFKWTQGGEDASETRWAHEPEQTCTSVLCAGLVARWDGSAGTRWGLVPLSCKTKNRFICNLESDDGGLDGPQLASPELATPQPAGPESAQPESTRPESAGPTTTGPEMTSPESEGPDSEQKPEIPEPPTPGPAGRESVGPESATPELSERPQTPKPGPVGPGLVGPAHPETAGPEPKEPGRRPDEPGHDAGAESGSGSCPHPAVPGARFLSLDPDNSSRIQVDCWSKVRLDLHCWGRDGVWRLAGGAPANLSTVCTPCGPGYRKDILGDCADVDECSGPHGCRHECVNTAGSYTCVCAQNGTLCEPADSDAHGPLTGVPVPVLVGAAIALVVLALVVGLMIWWCLRRRGKKQKEPEQRHN, encoded by the coding sequence ATGTTGCCGCCACCGCGCTCCGTCTTTCTTCAGCCGTTGGTTTTGGCACTCACCTTGACGACGGCGTCCGCCGCCCTGGACTGGCGCCGGCGCTACGCGCTGCATCCCTCGCCGCTCCCCTTTGAGCAAGCGCAGGAGGTGTGCCTCCCCTACGGACTGGCCTCCTTCGCCAGACCCCGGGAGTTCGCCCGAGTCCTCGCCGCGATTGCCCAGTCGCCGTCCGCCGGCTCGCCCGCCATTTCGCCCACCTTCTGGGTGGGGCTGAAGAAGGCCAAGAACCAGTGCGTGGTCCCCTCGCTGCCCCTCAGAGGCTTCAAATGGACCCAGGGGGGCGAGGACGCAAGCGAGACCCGCTGGGCTCACGAGCCGGAACAGACCTGCACGTCGGTTCTCTGTGCGGGACTCGTCGCCCGGTGGGATGGCTCCGCCGGCACCAGATGGGGGCTGGTGCCGCTCAGCTGCAAGACCAAGAACCGCTTCATATGCAACCTGGAGTCAGACGACGGGGGACTCGACGGACCCCAACTTGCTAGTCCTGAGCTTGCTACGCCTCAACCTGCTGGACCAGAATCAGCTCAACCAGAATCTACAAGACCTGAATCTGCTGGACCCACAACAACCGGGCCAGAAATGACCAGCCCTGAATCGGAGGGACCTGACTCTGAGCAAAAGCCAGAAATACCAGAGCCACCGACACCTGGACCTGCTGGACGAGAAAGTGTTGGACCCGAATCTGCTACACCTGAACTGTCAGAAAGACCGCAGACGCCAAAACCTGGACCTGTCGGACCAGGTCTTGTTGGACCTGCTCATCCTGAAACCGCCGGACCTGAACCAAAGGAACCCGGAAGAAGACCCGATGAGCCGGGCCACGATGCCGGTGCAGAATCAGGATCTGGCTCGTGCCCCCACCCCGCGGTCCCCGGAGCTCGTTTCCTCAGTCTGGACCCTGACAACAGCAGCAGGATCCAAGTGGACTGCTGGTCCAAAGTCCGTCTGGATCTGCACTGCTGGGGCCGGGACGGAGTGTGGCGCCTAGCGGGCGGCGCCCCCGCCAACCTGAGCACCGTTTGCACCCCGTGCGGACCCGGCTACCGCAAGGACATCCTGGGGGACTGTGCGGACGTGGACGAGTGCTCGGGGCCGCACGGATGCCGCCACGAGTGCGTCAACACGGCGGGCTCCTACACGTGCGTGTGCGCCCAGAACGGGACGCTGTGCGAGCCCGCTGACAGCGACGCCCACGGGCCCTTGACGGGGGTGCCGGTGCCGGTCCTGGTGGGGGCGGCGATAGCTCTGGTGGTTCTCGCCCTCGTCGTCGGGTTGATGATTTGGTGGTGCCTGCGGAGGCGCGGCAAGAAGCAAAAGGAGCCTGAACAAAGACACAACTGA
- the foxa1 gene encoding hepatocyte nuclear factor 3-alpha, translating into MSAGLGATGSVSGYMSAGGGAASFNVAYGGAGVSPAPVSGMGVSCLGNGMSGGAASPCGGGGVGQAPGPHHPHHHHHHHQHHHAYGGVSPGAQYGGGVGGALSLNPNRGRDSKPARRSYPHAKPPYSYISLITMAIQQAPGKMLTLSEIYQWIMELFPFYRNNQQRWQNSIRHSLSFNDCFVKVSRSPDKPGKGSYWTLHPDSGNMFENGCYLRRQKRFKSDRKGPADGPKERNGGGGSPCGHALKAPPLAAAASSPPPSSGRRSPPGPKAAGPQLLSSLCLPPHGVELKADAHYAFNHPFSINNLMSSPEQHKLDLRAYDALQYSSYGAGRAGDPLEAPYYQGACARALLNTS; encoded by the coding sequence ATGTCGGCGGGCCTGGGGGCCACGGGCTCCGTGTCCGGCTACATGTCGGCCGGCGGCGGGGCGGCCTCCTTCAACGTGGCGTACGGCGGAGCCGGCGTCAGCCCCGCCCCCGTGTCCGGGATGGGCGTGTCCTGTCTGGGCAACGGCATGAGCGGGGGGGCCGCGAGCccgtgcggcggcggcggcgtaggGCAGGCGCCGGGACCGcatcacccccaccaccaccaccaccaccaccagcaccaccacGCATACGGCGGGGTCAGTCCCGGGGCCCAGTACGGCGGCGGGGTGGGCGGGGCCCTGAGCCTGAACCCCAACCGCGGCCGCGACAGCAAGCCGGCGCGGCGCAGCTACCCGCACGCCAAGCCGCCGTACTCGTACATCTCGCTGATCACGATGGCCATCCAGCAGGCGCCGGGCAAGATGCTGACCCTGAGCGAGATCTACCAGTGGATCATGGAGCTGTTCCCCTTCTACCGCAACAACCAGCAGCGCTGGCAGAACTCCATCCGCCACTCGCTGTCCTTCAACGACTGCTTCGTCAAAGTGTCCCGCTCGCCCGACAAACCGGGCAAAGGCTCCTACTGGACGCTGCACCCGGACTCGGGCAACATGTTTGAGAACGGCTGCTACCTGCGCCGCCAGAAGCGCTTCAAGTCCGACAGGAAGGGCCCGGCGGACGGGCCGAAGGAGCGCAACGGGGGCGGGGGCTCGCCCTGCGGCCACGCCCTCAAAGCTCCgccgctcgccgccgccgcgtcgTCCCCGCCGCCCTCGTCCGGCCGCCGCTCGCCGCCCGGCCCCAAAGCGGCCGGCCCGCAGCTGCTCTCGTCCCTGTGCCTGCCCCCGCACGGCGTGGAGCTGAAGGCCGACGCCCACTACGCCTTCAACCACCCCTTTTCCATCAACAACCTCATGTCGTCGCCCGAGCAGCACAAACTGGACCTGAGGGCCTACGACGCCCTCCAGTACTCGTCCTACGGCGCCGGGAGGGCCGGCGATCCGCTGGAGGCGCCCTACTACCAGGGGGCCTGCGCCAGAGCGCTGCTCAACACCTCCTAG
- the mipol1 gene encoding mirror-image polydactyly gene 1 protein yields the protein MSGATVATTCPFSHCTPRIRVLCAMKPKKHCSHSNTKVPQSSEHSTWTPGTELSDSLVDIYTDNPQVTEELRRRLPSPAQRSSAEPPADLAVLQVPPLAPRTGATPPPAHRRTPYPASSRTLAGGTDMEAEFSATGGSPSGPETSGGSGGPTVGGLFVSSHGDAATYGQAPPPDTDKKVSLLLRELDALRDANKKLLEQLSLKEEELQRKEAEPMADAKRAQDWEAPSAFLDELLSARKTRDEAMMARVLLANEERDEALRHVARLQRAAESDWPSASALGDGDSEAAELLERVRTSASAQEVARFGRALVERVRASSRRRGDVAAQEMRAVMEQRDASHAKCRHLQQEVLREREQGGAKEELTKLRQERDTALDDRKRLEAELERLEAELERLRAQRSPERPAEAPPAADGQPPRSPPLLTQLRRLTEDKLDVEAELRRCRKAERDASENVRRLERLVEVLRKKVGTGSLRAVV from the exons ATGTCAGGCGCTACTGTCGCAACAACTTGCCCGTTCTCACACTGTACACCAAG gatCCGTGTCCTCTGTGCGATGAAGCCAAAGAAGCACTGCAGCCActcaaacacaaa agTCCCACAGAGTTCCGAACACTCAACATGGACACCGGGCACGGAACTCAGCGACTCTCTGGTGGACATATACACAG ATAACCCTCAAGTGACCGAAGAACTGCGGCGGCGGCTTCCTTCGCCCGCTCAGCGCTCCAGCGCCGAGCCACCCGCCGACCTTGCGG TCCTGCAGGTCCCCCCGCTGGCACCCCGTACCGGCGCCACCCCTCCTCCGGCCCACCGGCGAACGCCTTACCCGGCGTCCTCCCGAACGTTGGCGGGCGGCACAGACATGGAGGCGGAATTTTCGGCCACTGGAGGCTCTCCGTCGGGTCCCGAGACCAGCGGGGGTTCTGGTGGTCCCACGGTGGGAGGGCTCTTTGTCAGCAG CCATGGCGACGCGGCAACCTACGGTCAAGCCCCGCCTCCGGACACCGACAAGAAGGTGTCTCTGCTACTCCGGGAGTTGGATGCCCTGAGGGACGCCAACAAGAAG TTGCTGGAGCAGCTGAGcctgaaggaggaggagctaCAGAGGAAGGAGGCGGAGCCGATGGCCGACGCCAAGCGGGCCCAAGACTGGGAGGCGCCTTCGG CGTTCTTGGACGAGCTGTTGAGCGCTCGCAAGACCCGAGACGAGGCCATGATGGCGCGAGTGCTGTTGGCCAACGAGGAGCGAGATGAGGCCTTGCGCCACGTGGCGAGACTGCAGCGGGCTGCCGA gtccGACTGGCCCTCAGCGTCGGCCCTCGGCGACGGCGACTCG gaaGCGGCGGAACTCCTGGAGCGCGTGCGCACGTCGGCCTCGGCGCAGGAGGTGGCCCGCTTCGGCCGGGCCCTGGTGGAGCGAGTGCGCGCGTCCTCGCGGCGGCGCGGCGACGTGGCGGCGCAGGAGATGAGGGCCGTCATGGAGCAGCGAGACGCTTCGCACGCCAAG TGTCGACACCTGCAACAGGAAGTCCTGCGGGAGAGGGAGCAGGGGGGGGCCAAG GAGGAGCTCACGAAACTTCGGCAGGAGCGGGACACGGCCCTGGACGACAGGAAGCGTCTGGAGGCGGAGCTCGAGCGTCTGGAGGCGGAGCTCGAACGCCTGCGGGCCCAGCGCAG CCCCGAGCGGCCGGCGGAGGCTCCGCCCGCCGCTGACGGGCAGCCCCCCCGGTCTCCGCCGCTCCTGACTCAGCTCCGGCGGCTGACCGAGGACAAGCTGGATGTGGAGGCGGAGCTTCGACGCTGCCGGAAGGCGGAGCGAGACGCCAGCGAGAACGTCCGCAG GTTGGAGCGTCTGGTGGAAGTGCTGAGGAAGAAAGTGGGCACGGGGAGCCTGCGCGCCGTCGTCTGA
- the traf3 gene encoding TNF receptor-associated factor 3, whose product MSAGRNVDGREVQVPLQQAAPSLIPPLSAAPPITPLPPRPANPWPPSDSSQGAAAGFLPLEGGFTDHFVDAPEEKYLCESCRLVLCQPRQTECGHRFCQTCIAHILSRPNPVCPADMEPLFSNKIFRDVCCHREILALKVFCRAEAKGCQEQMSLQQMPEHANVCPFFEVPCPLGKCKERMMRKDIPDHLSWKCKHRESTCDFCLTKMALTDLQLASHQHECPKAQVSCPFQRYGCTYRALSPEVRQHEAASAGDHLRMMMLKNVSLESKVEEVKAELLDKCKAVPVVSSRLCEAEKHNGELRDKHRHLEQKVASMQKVMSAHSEKLLEVELELRALASLRDELEKVRLSLDAVRSRLGALEQGGRSAAGTVTLASLETQQNRQGDMLSVHDIRLADMDLRFQVLETASYNGTLIWKIRDYKRRKQEAVAAKTLSLYSQPFYTGYFGYKMCARVYLNGDGMGKGTHLSLFFVVMRGEYDALLPWPFKQKVTLMLMDQGPARKHLVDAFKPDPNSSSFRRPAAEMNIASGCPLFVSQSVLESASYTKDDTIFIKVTVDTSDLPDP is encoded by the exons ATGTCAGCCGGACGCAACGTTGACGGGAGGGAGGTGCAGGTTCCCCTCCAGCAGGCGGCGCCCTCCCTCATTCCGCCCCTGTCTGCGGCCCCTCCCATCACCCCGCTTCCCCCCCGGCCGGCCAATCCCTGGCCTCCGAGCGACTCTTCGCAAG GCGCGGCGGCGGGCTTCCTGCCGCTGGAGGGCGGCTTCACGGATCACTTTGTGGACGCCCCCGAGGAGAAATATCTGTGCGAGTCCTGCCGACTGGTCCTGTGTCAGCCCCGGCAGACCGAATGCGGACATCGCTTCTGTCAGACCTGCATCGCGCACATTCTCAG CCGCCCCAATCCCGTGTGCCCGGCCGACATGGAGCCCCTGTTCAGCAACAAG ATCTTCCGCGACGTTTGCTGCCATCGGGAAATCCTGGCGCTGAAGGTGTTCTGTCGCGCCGAGGCCAAAGGCTGTCAGGAGCAGATGAGCCTGCAGCAGATGCCC GAACACGCCAACGTGTGCCCCTTCTTCGAGGTGCCCTGCCCGCTGGGCAAGTGCAAGGAGAGGATGATGAGGAAGGACATCCCCGACCACCTCAGCTGGAAGTGCAAACACCGGGAGAGCACCTGCGACTTTTGCCTCACCAAGATGGCGCTCACCGACTTGCAG CTGGCCAGTCACCAGCACGAGTGCCCGAAAGCTCAGGTCAGCTGTCCCTTCCAGCGCTACGGTTGCACCTATAGG gctTTGAGCCCGGAGGTCCGGCAACACGAAGCAGCAAGTGCCGGCGATCACCtgaggatgatgatgctgaAGAACGTCTCCCTGGAAAGCAAG gtggagGAGGTGAAGGCTGAGTTATTGGACAAGTGCAAAGCCGTTCCTGTGGTGAGCTCTCGTCTTTGCGAGGCTGAGAAGCACAACGGCGAGCTGAGGGACAAGCACAGGCACTTGGAGCAGAAGGTGGCCTCCATGCAG AAGGTGATGAGCGCCCACTCGGAGAAGCTGCTGGAGGTGGAGCTGGAGCTGCGTGCTTTGGCCTCGCTGCGGGACGAGCTGGAGAAGGTGCGGCTGTCGCTGGACGCCGTCCGCAGCAGGCTGGGCGCGCTGGAGCAGGGAGGACGCTCCGCCGCAGGAACCGTCACGCTGG CCTCGCTGGAGACTCAGCAGAACCGGCAGGGCGACATGCTGAGCGTCCACGACATCCGTCTGGCCGACATGGACCTGCGCTTCCAGGTGCTGGAGACGGCCAGTTACAACGGGACGCTGATCTGGAAGATCCGCGACTACAAGCGGCGGAAACAGGAAGCGGTGGCGGCCAAGACGCTGTCGCTCTACTCGCAGCCCTTCTACACGGGATACTTTGGCTACAAGATGTGCGCCCGCGTCTACCTGAACGGCGACGGCATGGGCAAGGGCACCCACCTGTCGCTGTTCTTCGTCGTCATGCGCGGCGAGTACGACGCCCTCCTACCCTGGCCCTTCAAACAGAAG GTGACCCTGATGCTAATGGACCAGGGTCCGGCGCGCAAGCACCTGGTCGACGCCTTCAAGCCGGACCCCAACAGCAGCAGCTTCCGCCGTCCCGCCGCCGAGATGAACATCGCCTCGGGGTGTCCGCTCTTCGTCTCCCAGAGCGTCCTGGAGTCCGCCAGCTACACCAAGGACGACACCATCTTCATTAAG GTTACCGTGGATACTTCCGACCTTCCTGATCCATGA